Proteins from a genomic interval of Candidatus Nanosynbacter sp. HMT-352:
- a CDS encoding alpha/beta fold hydrolase: MNMLPMYDKFLGKISSDFMDVGGVKTAYYFYQGGSNKTILLIHGIGGDFHGMIPLAYRLKNDANLVFVDLPSHGRSQLIKDMKMSDVENWAMNLMSAFDGKGVSIDEVVAHSLGCLAANKMQCQKIWYISPPIKTSAMSRISSSFFYRTRRANQYIYLNYYFSVFRGLCLVNNRRKNVVDLIRWLTKNTRVTRWQYLEQSKIARDISRGEKIIISEREFTGLIVGRRDKISLPVNAADGIKIDKFVEIDTGHLSVLDSPELVAELILAE; encoded by the coding sequence ATGAATATGCTACCAATGTATGATAAGTTTTTGGGCAAAATATCAAGCGATTTCATGGACGTCGGAGGCGTGAAAACTGCTTATTATTTTTATCAAGGCGGCTCAAATAAAACTATTTTGCTAATTCACGGCATTGGTGGCGATTTTCACGGGATGATTCCGCTAGCTTACCGACTGAAAAATGACGCGAATTTGGTGTTTGTTGACTTGCCTTCTCACGGTAGAAGTCAATTGATAAAAGATATGAAAATGAGCGACGTTGAAAATTGGGCGATGAATTTGATGTCGGCTTTTGACGGTAAAGGTGTGTCAATTGACGAGGTTGTCGCCCATTCGCTTGGATGTTTGGCGGCAAATAAAATGCAATGCCAAAAAATTTGGTACATCAGCCCTCCGATTAAAACTTCGGCTATGTCGAGAATTTCCTCGTCGTTCTTTTATCGCACTCGTCGGGCGAATCAATATATTTATTTAAACTATTATTTTTCGGTGTTTCGTGGGCTGTGCTTGGTGAATAATAGACGGAAAAATGTCGTGGATTTGATACGATGGCTGACGAAAAATACGCGAGTAACGCGGTGGCAATATTTGGAGCAATCGAAAATTGCGCGGGACATTTCTCGGGGTGAAAAAATTATTATTTCTGAGCGCGAATTTACGGGATTGATAGTTGGGCGACGGGACAAGATTTCGCTTCCCGTGAACGCCGCCGATGGTATAAAAATTGATAAATTTGTGGAGATTGATACAGGACATTTGTCGGTGTTAGATAGCCCAGAACTGGTTGCCGAATTGATATTGGCGGAATAA
- a CDS encoding exodeoxyribonuclease III: MKLFSWNVNGIRAVINKGEFAKFINTYNPDILCLQETKAARDQVEIDLPNYHEHFYSAAKKGYSGTAIFSKISPLSWRDSFPPNIIERFDLTGDEYGNPADEGRIITAEFDDFWVVNCYTPNSKGDLSRLDLRYKKWDKAVLAYLEELELSKPVLYCGDMNVAHQEIDLANPKPNVGKHGFTDEEREGFQNYLDAGFTDTFRAAFPEKTGAYTWWTHWANARARNVGWRIDYWLASREIANRVTNPQIHPEQMGSDHCPVSIEVNL; encoded by the coding sequence ATGAAGCTTTTCTCTTGGAACGTAAACGGCATTCGTGCAGTTATAAATAAAGGTGAATTCGCGAAGTTTATTAACACGTACAATCCAGATATTTTATGTCTACAGGAAACTAAGGCCGCCAGAGATCAGGTTGAAATTGACCTGCCAAATTATCACGAGCATTTCTATTCCGCCGCCAAAAAAGGCTATTCTGGCACGGCGATTTTCTCAAAAATCTCGCCCTTGAGCTGGCGCGACAGTTTTCCGCCGAACATCATTGAAAGGTTTGATTTGACGGGCGATGAATACGGCAATCCAGCCGACGAAGGACGAATTATTACCGCCGAGTTTGACGATTTTTGGGTTGTCAATTGCTACACTCCGAACTCAAAAGGGGATTTGAGTCGATTGGATTTGCGATATAAAAAATGGGACAAGGCAGTATTGGCTTATCTGGAAGAATTGGAATTGTCAAAGCCAGTCCTTTACTGCGGCGATATGAACGTGGCACATCAAGAAATTGACTTGGCAAATCCGAAACCCAACGTCGGCAAGCACGGCTTCACCGACGAAGAGCGGGAGGGTTTTCAGAACTATTTGGACGCTGGTTTTACAGACACTTTTCGGGCGGCTTTCCCCGAAAAAACTGGTGCGTATACTTGGTGGACGCATTGGGCGAATGCCAGGGCGCGAAATGTTGGTTGGCGAATTGACTATTGGCTAGCGTCGCGTGAAATTGCAAATCGCGTTACTAATCCGCAAATTCATCCAGAGCAAATGGGCAGCGATCATTGCCCGGTGAGTATTGAGGTAAATTTGTAA
- a CDS encoding sortase produces MKEVMYPTDDQSNGRVGMPVSDQRRSLTPPTRDSVASRNAAADVIRGQLDAIYSKTEEQNSAPEKPQPQPFSAQLQSKPEARSEQPKAQISKPQQASTAPHPELKKDSANHAMRTAPITQTQVQPKPQISNSVPANQTTQTQNSAVHTQVSADQWKQYHSAWQKYYQMYYERYYAGDIAAKNREISRLTKENQNITPVISADEPLDPQKAAIKELRSQIQQKVRDSANKVKKSRHFVPAIAGLSVLLVFMFLQYNRVIFGAVAAYTTPGAINPQNIIVDASTDVTVGPEPRIIIPKINVDAPVIYGAASDTKSQSKAMEKGVAHFSIPGASAVPGEVGNAVFAAHSSNDAFAGGDYKFVFAQNEKLVKGDIIYMNYNGKRYTYKVTSTEVVMPTEVSKVQINTDKPMLTLVSCVPLGTAEKRLLIFAEQINPDPSKATAASESSSNQQQGNKSNIPGKPEPTLLEKLFGGR; encoded by the coding sequence ATGAAAGAAGTTATGTATCCGACGGATGATCAATCAAACGGTCGAGTGGGCATGCCGGTATCAGATCAGCGCCGATCTCTCACGCCGCCAACTCGCGACTCGGTAGCCTCACGAAATGCCGCTGCTGATGTTATTCGTGGGCAACTTGACGCTATTTATTCCAAAACAGAAGAGCAGAATTCTGCGCCAGAAAAACCTCAGCCACAACCATTTTCCGCTCAATTGCAATCAAAACCCGAAGCCCGATCAGAACAGCCCAAGGCACAAATATCCAAACCTCAGCAAGCTTCAACAGCACCGCATCCAGAGCTAAAAAAAGACTCTGCTAATCACGCTATGCGGACGGCGCCAATTACCCAAACCCAGGTTCAGCCAAAGCCGCAAATTAGCAATTCCGTTCCCGCAAACCAAACCACTCAAACTCAAAATTCAGCCGTCCACACTCAAGTTTCAGCCGACCAATGGAAGCAATACCACAGCGCTTGGCAGAAATATTATCAGATGTATTACGAGCGTTACTACGCGGGCGACATCGCGGCAAAAAACCGTGAGATTTCTCGATTGACGAAGGAAAATCAGAATATCACGCCAGTAATCAGCGCAGACGAGCCTCTGGATCCACAAAAAGCGGCCATAAAAGAACTCCGCAGTCAAATTCAGCAAAAGGTTCGCGACTCCGCAAATAAAGTGAAAAAATCCCGACATTTTGTTCCGGCGATTGCTGGATTATCAGTGCTATTAGTCTTCATGTTTTTGCAATATAACCGCGTTATTTTCGGCGCGGTCGCAGCTTACACAACACCTGGCGCGATTAACCCACAAAACATCATCGTTGACGCCTCCACCGACGTAACTGTCGGACCCGAGCCTAGGATTATTATTCCAAAGATTAACGTTGACGCGCCAGTTATTTACGGTGCCGCCAGCGACACGAAATCGCAATCAAAAGCTATGGAGAAGGGGGTGGCTCACTTTTCAATTCCTGGTGCCAGCGCCGTGCCAGGCGAAGTCGGAAATGCCGTATTTGCCGCACACTCCAGTAACGACGCTTTTGCTGGTGGCGATTATAAATTCGTCTTTGCTCAGAATGAAAAGCTGGTCAAGGGTGACATTATTTACATGAACTATAATGGAAAGCGTTACACTTACAAGGTAACATCGACAGAAGTTGTTATGCCGACCGAAGTTTCAAAAGTTCAGATTAATACAGATAAGCCAATGCTGACGCTTGTGAGTTGCGTGCCTTTAGGAACCGCAGAAAAACGACTTCTTATCTTTGCGGAACAAATCAACCCAGACCCAAGTAAAGCCACTGCGGCATCAGAATCCAGCTCAAATCAACAACAAGGAAATAAATCAAATATTCCAGGAAAGCCCGAGCCGACTTTGCTTGAGAAGTTATTCGGCGGTCGATAA
- a CDS encoding PEGA domain-containing protein codes for MYQKKNRTKELARRTFVYTLMTLSLIILLTFLTFRMLGYTFDPNTKELQQTGLVQYESHPGGALVYVDDMELRRTPTKSTVLPGKHTFSMKLDKYEPWQKTLNIKSDTVTNLNYARLIPTKRETTEVKTFDSLQSVSLSPAGNFLMGFGVKDKTPILTIGDIRDTNKDKEKFTEHALSTSVLAGYSLSSGNHTFTLSEWDRDSRYALVKHSYPTENNATGVQWLVFDRENPEKITDVTAMTGFGIKQIGFAGTGAHTVYALQETGELRRVDLDSSTISSPILTGVESFKLYGDDRLSYVAVVDGKKVAGIWKRDWKEPFVIGTFATDSTPVIRISRYFNKDTVVLTDGKNMTIYRGEISDSKDRQKEFLKTAKIIKTDNAITSVTMDNAGRFIVAQSGAVLQTYDLERKELSSAFNIGVAQEVKWLDNFYIRSVSASGKMEIREFDGTNAHTLIDVKPGLDSVLSSNQRYVYGLTTNASGKIVLSKMNMDNGSTGLFN; via the coding sequence ATGTACCAGAAAAAGAATCGCACTAAAGAGCTCGCACGGCGGACCTTTGTGTACACGCTGATGACATTATCACTTATAATTCTTCTTACGTTTTTGACGTTTAGAATGCTTGGCTATACGTTTGATCCAAATACGAAAGAATTGCAACAGACTGGACTTGTCCAATATGAATCACATCCTGGCGGGGCGCTGGTTTATGTTGACGATATGGAACTGCGCCGCACTCCGACGAAAAGCACCGTTCTTCCTGGCAAGCACACTTTTTCGATGAAATTGGATAAATACGAACCGTGGCAAAAAACGCTAAATATCAAATCTGATACAGTGACAAATTTGAATTACGCCAGACTGATTCCGACAAAACGCGAAACTACCGAGGTGAAAACGTTCGATTCATTACAATCCGTTTCTCTGTCGCCAGCTGGTAATTTCTTGATGGGGTTTGGCGTTAAGGATAAAACTCCGATTCTGACAATTGGTGATATTCGCGACACGAACAAAGATAAGGAAAAGTTCACGGAGCATGCGTTAAGCACGAGTGTTTTGGCTGGCTATTCCCTGTCTTCTGGCAATCATACGTTTACCCTGTCGGAGTGGGACCGCGATTCTCGTTATGCGCTAGTGAAGCATTCGTATCCAACGGAAAATAACGCTACGGGCGTGCAGTGGCTGGTTTTTGATAGAGAAAATCCAGAGAAAATTACCGACGTAACAGCGATGACTGGTTTTGGAATTAAGCAAATCGGCTTTGCGGGGACTGGCGCGCACACGGTTTACGCTTTGCAGGAAACTGGCGAATTGAGGCGAGTTGATCTTGATAGCTCGACAATTTCTAGCCCAATCTTGACTGGCGTCGAATCTTTCAAGCTTTACGGCGACGACCGTTTGTCCTACGTGGCTGTTGTTGACGGTAAAAAAGTGGCAGGAATTTGGAAACGAGATTGGAAAGAGCCGTTTGTGATTGGCACTTTTGCTACTGATTCTACCCCAGTAATTCGAATTTCTCGCTATTTCAATAAAGACACGGTGGTTTTGACCGATGGTAAAAATATGACAATTTATAGAGGTGAGATTTCAGATTCTAAGGATCGCCAAAAAGAGTTCTTAAAAACAGCAAAGATTATTAAGACTGATAATGCGATTACGAGCGTGACGATGGACAATGCTGGGCGATTTATCGTGGCGCAAAGCGGCGCAGTGCTGCAGACTTACGATTTGGAGCGTAAAGAATTGTCGAGCGCGTTTAATATCGGCGTGGCACAGGAAGTGAAGTGGCTTGACAATTTCTATATCCGTAGTGTTTCTGCGTCAGGAAAAATGGAGATTCGCGAGTTTGACGGCACGAACGCTCATACGTTGATAGACGTTAAGCCTGGTTTGGATTCTGTTTTGTCCTCGAACCAGCGATACGTTTACGGATTGACAACCAACGCTTCTGGAAAAATTGTCCTGAGTAAAATGAATATGGACAATGGATCGACTGGGTTATTTAATTAA
- a CDS encoding DUF4367 domain-containing protein, giving the protein MASKNYVVINGRAYNTITGMVMDDIKIEKSEIEKEQSISKRGTSVSNIHAAHVQKSSTLNRRHVKMPQRTPLAAKPQKARVDVKQHVAVKKFSTPIVSKPAPQKIAINRPAETHPVTRRAQQRPLSVNTKLRKERQPLAMNSNPLVAVAPQKIEKPVAKTAHQLKNEAIEKALSNEIISNKKARRRQKKGGALRWLNTFSVGFAVMLLGGYLTYLSMPNISIKMAAVQSGIDAKYPGYKPDGYALNGPIKFKSGEVSMKYAYADGSSGYTITQQKSGWNSSAVKEFFSEKHKNPNTTMIDGLTIYSGGKEAAWVNGGILYQISGDANLSSSQIEKIATSL; this is encoded by the coding sequence ATGGCAAGTAAAAACTACGTGGTTATCAATGGACGAGCTTACAATACTATTACCGGAATGGTGATGGATGATATTAAGATTGAAAAATCTGAAATAGAAAAAGAACAATCAATCAGTAAGCGTGGTACATCTGTATCAAATATTCACGCCGCACACGTTCAAAAATCCAGCACATTGAATCGCCGGCACGTTAAAATGCCGCAGCGTACGCCATTAGCCGCCAAACCCCAGAAGGCTCGCGTCGACGTGAAACAACATGTCGCCGTGAAGAAGTTTTCTACGCCAATTGTTAGCAAGCCAGCTCCTCAGAAAATTGCTATTAACCGCCCAGCCGAAACTCACCCTGTTACTCGTCGCGCCCAACAAAGACCTCTTAGCGTTAACACTAAATTGCGAAAAGAACGCCAGCCTCTGGCTATGAATAGCAATCCGCTTGTCGCCGTCGCTCCGCAAAAAATAGAAAAACCAGTCGCAAAAACCGCTCATCAATTGAAAAATGAAGCGATTGAGAAAGCTTTGTCGAATGAGATTATCAGCAATAAAAAAGCACGTCGACGTCAGAAAAAGGGCGGCGCCTTGCGTTGGTTGAATACGTTTTCTGTGGGATTTGCGGTGATGCTACTCGGTGGCTATTTAACATACCTGAGTATGCCAAATATTTCCATAAAAATGGCAGCCGTTCAATCAGGAATTGACGCCAAATATCCAGGCTACAAGCCAGACGGCTACGCGCTGAACGGACCCATCAAATTCAAATCGGGCGAGGTCTCTATGAAATACGCCTACGCCGACGGAAGCTCAGGATATACCATAACCCAGCAAAAAAGCGGTTGGAATTCGTCAGCAGTGAAAGAATTCTTCTCTGAAAAGCACAAGAATCCAAACACCACGATGATCGACGGATTGACAATTTACAGCGGCGGAAAAGAAGCGGCTTGGGTGAACGGCGGGATTTTATATCAAATCAGTGGCGACGCAAACCTCTCAAGCAGCCAAATTGAAAAAATCGCCACTAGTCTGTAA
- the gltX gene encoding glutamate--tRNA ligase, with protein sequence MTIRTRFAPSPTGYIHLGNVRTALYTYLVARAHQGDFILRIEDTDQARFVEGAEEMILETLNWLGLNWDEGPTLNNPKEESGNFGPYHQTDRRDIYIKWAKKMISEGLAYADPYTPEEVQVFRDKAKAEKRAFLYRDHRPENPPEWQLGMPLRFKVPEIKRYSWKDAVMGELSAGPEALDDFILIKADGLPTYNFAHIIDDFEMQVTHVIRGSEYIASTPKYLSLYEALEITPPILAHVPHIMAPSGNKKLGKRDGAKSVTEYRSEGILPEAMLNFLAQLGWNDGTEQEIFSKAELIEKFSLDRVQKSGARFDEQRLIWLNGQWIRSLSLDDLYYRCQSFWGEEAKNADESYKKRVLELAQDRLKTLQDLPKLTSYFFVEPEIDTELIDGNKQLRKLTDDERRDLLTIARQEFEKITDWTPETIQNCLNELLETTGQKPGILFSLVRIVTTWAPFSPQLNDTLALIGKEKTLQRIDNYLQK encoded by the coding sequence ATGACTATTAGAACTCGTTTTGCGCCAAGTCCGACTGGCTATATTCACTTAGGCAACGTTCGCACCGCGCTATACACATACCTTGTCGCCAGAGCGCATCAGGGAGATTTCATCTTACGCATTGAAGACACGGACCAAGCTCGATTCGTTGAAGGCGCGGAAGAAATGATTTTGGAAACTCTAAATTGGCTAGGGCTAAATTGGGATGAAGGACCAACTCTTAATAATCCAAAAGAAGAGTCTGGCAATTTTGGCCCATATCACCAGACGGATCGCCGTGATATTTACATAAAATGGGCGAAGAAAATGATTAGCGAAGGGCTAGCTTACGCCGATCCGTACACGCCCGAAGAAGTGCAAGTTTTCCGCGACAAAGCCAAGGCTGAAAAACGAGCATTTTTATATCGCGATCATCGTCCAGAAAATCCGCCAGAGTGGCAACTTGGAATGCCGCTGCGCTTCAAAGTTCCGGAAATTAAGCGATATTCTTGGAAGGACGCCGTTATGGGCGAGTTGTCGGCTGGTCCAGAAGCTTTGGACGATTTCATTCTGATCAAAGCGGACGGTCTACCAACCTACAATTTTGCGCACATCATTGACGATTTCGAAATGCAAGTCACACACGTGATTCGCGGCTCGGAATATATTGCCAGTACACCTAAATATCTGTCGCTTTACGAAGCTCTTGAAATTACACCACCAATTCTGGCACACGTGCCACACATTATGGCGCCATCGGGAAATAAAAAACTTGGCAAGCGTGACGGCGCTAAAAGCGTAACTGAGTATCGATCAGAGGGAATTTTACCAGAAGCGATGCTTAATTTCTTAGCGCAACTTGGCTGGAATGACGGCACGGAGCAGGAAATTTTCAGTAAAGCCGAACTGATTGAAAAGTTCTCACTTGACCGCGTTCAAAAATCTGGCGCACGCTTTGATGAACAGCGACTCATTTGGCTTAACGGTCAATGGATTCGCTCGCTTAGTTTGGACGATCTTTATTATCGCTGTCAATCATTCTGGGGTGAAGAAGCCAAAAACGCCGACGAATCTTATAAGAAACGCGTTCTGGAATTGGCACAAGATCGCTTGAAGACATTGCAAGATTTGCCAAAATTAACGAGCTATTTCTTCGTCGAGCCTGAAATTGACACGGAATTAATTGACGGAAACAAGCAACTTCGCAAATTGACCGACGACGAGCGACGAGATTTACTGACAATTGCTCGCCAAGAATTCGAGAAAATTACAGATTGGACGCCAGAAACAATTCAGAATTGCCTTAATGAATTACTAGAAACAACAGGGCAGAAGCCGGGGATTTTGTTTAGTCTGGTGAGAATTGTGACGACGTGGGCGCCGTTTAGTCCGCAACTTAACGACACGCTGGCGCTAATTGGCAAGGAAAAAACTCTGCAAAGAATCGATAATTATCTACAAAAATAG
- a CDS encoding DUF3048 domain-containing protein → MNVEKIDKSGQKKNARWKSFKEWVKKHILAIVLVVSAMVIAGVFIIAIHSIKYEQTASVDLKLPAKKPAPKKFYSPLTGVEIANEAAAKLPVTGVMIENSPAARPQSGLKKAGVVYEAVAEGGITRFLALYQGEKPALIGPVRSLRLYYLSWAAPYQASIAHVGGSPNALSQVRNGNYRDIDQFFNDGSYWRSRDRYAPHNVYTSGEKLDQLNSAKGYNNSEFTSFARADGKPVESPNVTSVSINLSGSLYNTSYAYDKTSNSYFRSMAGAPHTDREDGQIAPNTVVAMEVGVEARAQNYDGYEDVKTTGSGKAYIFQNGTVATATWSKADINSPLKLTDESGKDIALNRGQTWIAAFTPGRGSVSWQ, encoded by the coding sequence ATGAATGTTGAAAAAATAGATAAATCAGGACAAAAAAAGAACGCTCGCTGGAAGTCGTTCAAAGAATGGGTAAAAAAGCACATTCTGGCAATTGTGCTCGTGGTGAGCGCGATGGTTATTGCTGGAGTTTTCATAATTGCAATTCACTCCATAAAATACGAGCAGACCGCTAGCGTGGATCTGAAATTGCCAGCCAAAAAACCCGCGCCGAAGAAGTTTTATTCGCCGCTAACTGGCGTGGAAATCGCGAACGAAGCCGCTGCGAAGTTGCCTGTAACTGGCGTGATGATTGAGAATAGTCCAGCCGCCAGACCGCAGTCAGGACTGAAGAAAGCTGGCGTGGTTTATGAAGCCGTAGCGGAAGGCGGAATTACTAGGTTTTTGGCTCTATACCAGGGAGAAAAGCCTGCGCTAATTGGTCCAGTGCGAAGCTTAAGATTGTACTATTTGAGCTGGGCGGCGCCATATCAAGCATCAATCGCGCACGTTGGCGGAAGTCCCAACGCTTTATCTCAAGTCAGAAACGGCAATTATCGCGACATCGACCAGTTCTTTAACGACGGATCATATTGGCGATCTCGCGACCGCTACGCGCCACACAACGTCTACACTTCAGGAGAAAAGCTTGACCAATTGAACAGCGCAAAAGGCTATAACAATTCCGAATTCACCAGCTTCGCGCGAGCAGACGGCAAGCCCGTCGAATCACCAAACGTTACATCTGTAAGCATAAACCTCAGCGGCTCACTCTACAACACCTCATACGCTTACGACAAGACATCAAATTCTTACTTCAGGAGCATGGCTGGCGCGCCACATACCGATAGAGAGGACGGACAAATCGCTCCAAACACTGTCGTAGCTATGGAAGTTGGCGTTGAAGCTCGGGCTCAAAATTACGATGGCTATGAAGACGTCAAAACGACAGGATCCGGCAAAGCTTACATTTTCCAAAACGGCACAGTCGCCACCGCCACTTGGTCAAAAGCAGACATAAATTCGCCACTTAAATTGACAGACGAATCTGGAAAAGACATCGCCTTAAATCGCGGACAAACATGGATTGCAGCCTTCACGCCAGGAAGGGGAAGTGTTTCATGGCAATAG
- a CDS encoding sensor histidine kinase translates to MAIDPASKTLREYKQYYYRKVILVLLSASACIILGLGIALHFTAFSISQLNFWIIILITAILQILFSISIVKIIAAPLNKILAALSHKIGELTTDTPPNPNDKRYEKTGFKTALQAIYGDYQPEQKPASDNDKPKIPLTQALNQASTGVVILNSNQKIIFANSAAPISRNAKGEDFLALDFLNEPSISDWLHEIANEKIKAERRWQRISTNPDIIQKTRIFDIVASFEKGAAAETVIFLIDKSKGYLPEEEDLNFISFAAHELRGPITVIRGYLDIINEEFAGRLQGDERQLLDRLVVSSNRLSSYIDNILNVARYDRHHLKVYLLEDTVANIYASIADDMQLRASTQHRMLSVNIPDNLPTVAADHGSIGEVIGNLIDNAIKYSFEGGSVTVSAEKKGDFVEVSVADNGIGMPANVVDNLFHKFYRSHRSREAVAGTGIGLYICKAFVESHGGSIIARSRENEGSVFSFTLPIYATVKDKLLEDGQLNNQLIRKGGGWIKNHAMYKG, encoded by the coding sequence ATGGCAATAGATCCGGCATCTAAAACCCTGCGCGAGTACAAACAATATTATTACCGAAAAGTCATATTAGTCTTACTGTCAGCGAGCGCCTGCATCATACTAGGACTAGGAATCGCGCTCCACTTCACGGCATTTTCCATATCCCAGCTAAATTTCTGGATTATCATTTTAATTACCGCTATTTTGCAAATCCTATTTTCAATTTCTATCGTTAAAATCATCGCTGCGCCGCTTAATAAAATTCTGGCAGCGCTTTCTCATAAAATTGGAGAACTAACCACTGACACTCCGCCGAACCCCAACGACAAACGCTACGAAAAAACTGGATTTAAGACGGCGCTTCAGGCAATTTATGGCGATTATCAGCCAGAGCAAAAACCAGCTAGCGACAACGACAAGCCAAAAATCCCGCTCACTCAAGCCCTAAATCAAGCCAGCACTGGCGTCGTGATTCTTAATTCCAATCAGAAAATTATCTTCGCCAATTCCGCCGCCCCGATTTCCAGGAACGCAAAAGGTGAGGATTTTCTGGCGCTTGATTTTCTAAACGAACCAAGCATTTCCGATTGGCTTCACGAAATCGCCAATGAGAAAATTAAAGCCGAACGCCGTTGGCAACGCATTAGCACCAACCCCGACATCATCCAAAAAACGCGGATTTTTGATATCGTGGCTTCATTTGAGAAAGGCGCCGCCGCCGAAACCGTCATTTTTCTCATCGACAAGTCTAAAGGATATTTGCCAGAAGAAGAGGACCTCAATTTTATCTCATTTGCCGCCCACGAACTCCGCGGACCGATTACAGTTATTCGTGGCTATCTGGACATCATCAACGAAGAGTTTGCTGGACGCTTACAGGGCGACGAAAGGCAACTTCTTGACAGGTTGGTGGTTTCGTCCAATCGCTTGTCTAGCTACATTGACAATATTCTTAACGTTGCTAGATATGATAGGCATCACTTGAAGGTTTATCTACTGGAAGACACTGTCGCCAATATTTACGCCTCGATTGCTGATGACATGCAACTTCGCGCATCGACTCAACACAGAATGCTCAGCGTCAATATTCCAGATAATCTGCCGACAGTAGCCGCCGATCACGGAAGTATCGGGGAAGTAATTGGTAATCTAATTGACAACGCCATTAAATACAGTTTTGAGGGCGGATCCGTAACCGTTTCCGCGGAGAAAAAAGGCGACTTCGTGGAAGTGTCCGTCGCCGATAACGGAATTGGTATGCCGGCGAATGTCGTGGACAATTTGTTTCACAAGTTCTATCGATCGCACAGATCACGCGAGGCCGTGGCTGGAACGGGAATTGGGCTTTACATCTGCAAAGCTTTTGTCGAATCTCACGGCGGCTCGATAATCGCTCGATCCCGCGAAAACGAAGGCTCGGTCTTCTCGTTCACTTTGCCAATTTATGCTACAGTTAAAGACAAATTGCTAGAAGACGGGCAGTTGAATAATCAATTGATACGAAAGGGCGGCGGCTGGATAAAAAATCACGCTATGTATAAGGGCTAG
- a CDS encoding response regulator transcription factor, producing MIKTILCVEDDRFIGEMYVRSLQKAGYDVTWVVDGNDGLVAARNQNFDLIILDLMLPEQRGDQILDALRNNNVDLVPNSKILIMTNFEQDEASRKSVMSRVDGYLIKADITPRNLIDVVKQMSSDN from the coding sequence ATGATAAAGACAATTTTATGCGTGGAAGATGACCGATTTATTGGCGAAATGTACGTCAGAAGTTTACAAAAAGCGGGATATGACGTGACGTGGGTGGTCGACGGAAATGACGGGCTAGTAGCGGCGCGCAACCAGAACTTTGACTTGATAATCTTAGATTTGATGTTACCAGAGCAACGTGGCGACCAGATTTTAGACGCGCTGAGAAACAACAATGTCGATTTGGTTCCGAATAGTAAGATTTTGATTATGACCAATTTTGAGCAGGACGAGGCTTCACGCAAATCCGTCATGAGTCGCGTCGACGGATATCTGATTAAAGCCGACATTACGCCGCGGAATTTGATAGATGTCGTTAAGCAGATGAGTAGCGATAACTAG